From Natrinema salaciae, the proteins below share one genomic window:
- a CDS encoding mandelate racemase/muconate lactonizing enzyme family protein has translation MDIADVSGYALSSPIDPVQNRAFFGGVRRLHKRDVVLVVVETRDGRRGFATAGASSSAMREYFEGDSQGTFADVVDDSVADALEGESIDEIADAHELIAQLPLPAHLRTEAISAVDVALYDLRGKELGAPIYELLADEYGTEPTTELPLYASAGMYMEPAGYVEQAAVLEEQGFFGYKYRPGIGPDGDRRTVDLLTDAADDIEIMLDVHTWWKLRDSYGRDTVSDLVDHAAERGVYWIEEPVAPDDYAGYAELAESGAPLAGGESESSPAGLVELAETGAVDFLQGDVRHHEGFTGCRDAIEFCDGRDVEFVPHNFGTWVGLQANAHLVAAAPDVSLLEYPVFEDDPALPDAETDPGMYPFDLAFEIIEGQPAIDDGHMTVSDVPGLGVDIDLDVREDYPFVDGPWTAFHYDE, from the coding sequence ATGGATATCGCCGATGTGAGCGGGTACGCTCTGTCCTCACCGATCGATCCGGTTCAGAACCGCGCGTTTTTCGGCGGCGTGCGACGGCTCCACAAGCGAGACGTCGTGCTCGTCGTCGTGGAAACCCGCGACGGTCGTCGCGGATTCGCGACGGCGGGCGCCAGCAGCTCCGCGATGCGCGAGTACTTCGAGGGCGACTCGCAGGGGACGTTCGCCGACGTCGTCGACGACTCCGTCGCCGATGCCCTCGAGGGCGAATCGATCGACGAAATCGCCGACGCTCACGAATTGATCGCCCAACTGCCCCTTCCCGCCCACCTCCGGACGGAAGCGATCTCGGCCGTCGACGTCGCGCTGTACGATCTCCGGGGGAAGGAACTCGGTGCGCCAATCTACGAGCTGTTGGCCGACGAGTACGGAACCGAGCCGACGACCGAACTGCCGCTGTACGCCAGCGCCGGGATGTACATGGAGCCGGCGGGCTACGTCGAGCAGGCCGCCGTCCTCGAGGAACAGGGCTTTTTCGGCTACAAGTACCGGCCCGGGATCGGTCCCGACGGCGACCGCCGGACTGTCGACCTGCTCACCGACGCGGCCGACGACATCGAGATCATGCTCGACGTTCACACGTGGTGGAAACTCCGCGATTCCTACGGTCGCGATACCGTCTCCGACCTGGTCGACCACGCGGCCGAACGGGGCGTCTACTGGATCGAGGAACCGGTCGCCCCCGACGACTACGCGGGGTACGCCGAGCTGGCCGAGTCCGGTGCTCCGTTGGCCGGCGGAGAGAGCGAATCGTCGCCGGCCGGGCTGGTCGAGTTGGCCGAGACGGGCGCGGTCGACTTCCTGCAGGGGGATGTCCGGCACCACGAGGGCTTTACCGGCTGTCGGGACGCGATCGAGTTCTGTGACGGCCGAGACGTCGAGTTCGTCCCGCACAACTTCGGCACGTGGGTTGGGCTACAGGCCAACGCCCATCTCGTCGCCGCGGCACCGGACGTCAGTCTGCTCGAGTACCCCGTCTTCGAAGACGATCCGGCGCTCCCCGACGCGGAGACCGATCCCGGCATGTATCCCTTCGATCTCGCCTTCGAGATCATCGAGGGACAGCCGGCCATCGACGACGGACACATGACCGTCTCCGACGTGCCCGGGCTCGGCGTCGACATCGACCTCGACGTTCGCGAGGACTACCCGTTCGTCGACGGCCCGTGGACGGCGTTTCACTACGACGAGTAG
- a CDS encoding dihydrodipicolinate synthase family protein has product MARATLRESFRDVAFTTAVPFSDDGCDVLVDELADNLARQYDAGARLFIACGNTGEYYALTDEERTRIVRTHVEATGDGATIAGGVGGSLEEVRRLADAYADAGADAVMVMHPDHTYAHEDGLRSYYHRICDATDLGVVVYKRGPEITRDVICELSERENVVAVKFAVDDIAEFSQTVADAPGDVTWVNGIAERYALAFALEGAAGYTTGLGNFAPAATLALFDAVENEDWERARSIQRLLRPIEDLREESGTGTLPAANNVPVVKYGMDLAGYTGGAVRDPLVDLDDDDAARLEEYYERLRTTALGKTT; this is encoded by the coding sequence ATGGCTCGAGCCACCCTCAGAGAGAGCTTTCGGGACGTCGCGTTCACGACCGCCGTCCCGTTCAGCGACGACGGATGCGACGTGTTGGTCGACGAACTCGCCGACAACCTCGCGAGGCAGTACGACGCCGGCGCTCGCCTGTTCATCGCCTGTGGCAACACCGGCGAGTACTACGCGCTCACCGACGAGGAGCGAACCCGGATCGTTCGGACCCACGTCGAGGCGACCGGCGACGGCGCGACGATCGCCGGCGGTGTCGGCGGCAGCCTCGAGGAGGTCAGGCGGCTCGCCGACGCCTACGCGGACGCCGGTGCGGACGCCGTCATGGTGATGCACCCCGACCACACCTACGCCCACGAGGACGGACTGCGTAGCTACTATCACCGGATCTGCGACGCGACCGACCTCGGCGTGGTCGTCTACAAGCGCGGCCCCGAGATCACCCGGGACGTGATCTGCGAACTGAGCGAGCGCGAGAATGTCGTCGCCGTGAAGTTCGCGGTCGACGACATCGCGGAATTCTCCCAGACCGTCGCGGACGCGCCCGGCGACGTAACCTGGGTCAACGGGATCGCCGAGCGGTACGCCCTCGCGTTCGCTCTCGAGGGCGCGGCGGGGTACACCACCGGCCTCGGCAACTTCGCGCCGGCGGCGACGTTGGCACTGTTCGACGCCGTCGAGAACGAGGACTGGGAGCGGGCCCGCTCGATCCAGCGGCTGCTCCGTCCGATCGAGGACCTCCGGGAGGAGTCCGGGACGGGGACGCTACCGGCCGCGAACAACGTCCCCGTCGTCAAGTACGGCATGGACCTCGCGGGGTACACGGGTGGCGCGGTCCGCGACCCGCTGGTCGACCTCGACGACGACGACGCGGCGCGTCTCGAGGAGTACTACGAGCGACTCCGGACGACGGCGCTGGGGAAAACGACCTGA
- a CDS encoding mandelate racemase/muconate lactonizing enzyme family protein, which produces MEITDIQTIPLAHSVPEGQGLGDARGFGTDRGTTLVRLETDDGTVGWGEAFAPGPIATATVEELFADAVVGMDPFAVESLAETAYTDPYHFGGDVFVQSAVSAIDVACWDIIGKSVGRPVHRLLGGTHCEELTPYASTMYFTEVDRPIDEPIREAVAAGFSAAKIKIGSGLEADVERVRTAREILGDDADLMVDMNGNYRPHQALRSARAIAEYDVAWIEEPVPPENESGYRELREKVDVPIAAGEAHYGRFAFKRLIDDRAVDIVQPNLGRCGGLSEARLIAGMASTENVAVRPHVWNSAVGMAAAIQFAASVSNYPHTRHVPEPMLLEFDRSENPLRSELLETPFDPSGGTIDVPQEPGLGIEIDRDALERYRAD; this is translated from the coding sequence ATGGAGATCACGGACATTCAGACGATTCCGCTCGCTCACTCGGTACCCGAGGGGCAGGGGCTCGGCGATGCCCGGGGGTTCGGCACCGACCGCGGAACGACGCTCGTTCGACTCGAGACCGACGACGGGACCGTGGGCTGGGGCGAGGCGTTCGCGCCGGGGCCGATCGCGACGGCGACGGTCGAGGAGCTGTTCGCCGATGCCGTCGTCGGCATGGACCCGTTCGCGGTCGAATCGCTGGCCGAGACGGCCTACACTGACCCGTATCACTTCGGCGGCGACGTGTTCGTCCAGAGCGCCGTCAGCGCGATCGACGTCGCCTGCTGGGACATTATCGGTAAGTCGGTCGGACGGCCGGTTCACCGGCTACTCGGCGGCACACACTGCGAGGAACTGACACCCTACGCCTCGACGATGTACTTCACCGAGGTGGACCGGCCGATCGACGAACCGATTCGCGAGGCCGTCGCAGCCGGGTTTTCCGCCGCGAAGATCAAGATCGGCTCCGGCCTCGAGGCGGACGTCGAACGCGTCCGTACGGCCCGGGAGATTCTGGGCGACGACGCCGACCTGATGGTGGATATGAACGGCAACTACCGTCCGCATCAGGCCCTCAGGTCGGCTCGCGCGATCGCCGAGTACGACGTGGCCTGGATCGAGGAGCCCGTTCCGCCGGAGAACGAGTCCGGATACCGCGAACTGCGCGAGAAGGTCGACGTGCCGATCGCGGCCGGCGAAGCGCACTACGGCCGCTTCGCGTTCAAGCGACTGATCGACGACCGGGCGGTCGATATCGTCCAGCCGAACCTCGGGCGCTGTGGCGGCCTCTCGGAGGCGCGATTGATCGCCGGCATGGCGTCGACCGAGAACGTGGCCGTCAGGCCCCACGTCTGGAACAGCGCCGTCGGGATGGCCGCTGCGATCCAGTTCGCTGCGAGCGTGTCGAACTATCCACACACGCGGCACGTCCCCGAGCCGATGCTGCTCGAGTTCGACCGCAGCGAGAATCCGCTCCGGAGCGAGCTGCTGGAGACGCCGTTCGACCCGTCCGGCGGCACGATCGACGTTCCCCAGGAGCCGGGGTTGGGAATCGAGATCGACCGCGACGCGCTGGAACGGTACCGCGCCGATTGA
- a CDS encoding universal stress protein → MERGLVVIDDTDIHGELLAEAAEFARNGNAELVVLAWTTPDTAEESVEALEWVEQMEGTTFDETDPAAMTRQFAREFSENVIGDVDVDTEIEAIITEEGERDDAILAAADRLNCDHVFLVGHKRSPTGKAIFGDVAQRVLLNFDGPVTVTMQ, encoded by the coding sequence ATGGAGCGAGGACTCGTCGTCATCGACGATACGGACATCCACGGAGAACTGCTCGCCGAGGCCGCCGAATTCGCACGGAACGGGAACGCCGAACTGGTCGTCCTCGCGTGGACGACCCCCGACACGGCCGAGGAGAGCGTCGAGGCGCTCGAGTGGGTCGAGCAAATGGAGGGGACGACCTTCGACGAAACCGATCCGGCCGCGATGACGCGGCAGTTCGCTCGGGAGTTCAGCGAGAACGTGATCGGGGACGTCGACGTCGATACCGAGATCGAGGCGATCATCACCGAGGAGGGTGAGCGCGACGACGCGATCCTTGCGGCGGCCGATCGTCTGAACTGTGATCACGTCTTCCTCGTGGGCCACAAGCGATCGCCGACCGGCAAGGCCATCTTCGGCGATGTCGCTCAGCGGGTCCTGCTGAACTTCGACGGTCCAGTGACCGTCACGATGCAGTGA